The region CGGCGCGACCACGGCGTCGAACTCGGCGTTCATCGAGGCCACCGGCTGCTCCACCGCACCCGACACCGGGCGGGCGGTGACCACCGTGCCGTCGCTGGCGAAGGAGGGCAGCTCGAGGTTCGAGCGCGAGCTCGGCTCGAGCCAGATCTCCGCCGGCGCGTCGTCGCGCACGCCGAGGACGACACGCATGAGCGTGAGTCCCTCCCCGGCCGCCACGCGACGCTCGGCACCGAAGCCGGCCAGGGCATCGGCGCCCTCGCCCAGCGACACCGCGGCGTCGACGAGCGTGCGGTCGTGCACGATCACGTTGTCCGACACGCGCAGGGCGAGGTCGAAGGCGGTCACGCCCTGCTCCACGGCCGCGCCGCGGGCCACGACCCAGGCCGTGGTGCGGGTGCCGGGTTCGAGCGAGGTGCTGGTCTTCGTGCCCTCGGCGTCGAAGTACACGCCGACGTCGGCGGCCGGGACGCCCGGACCGTCGGACGGGACGACCTCGCCACCGTCGGCGACCTCACGCGTGGTGGCCACCGGGCACGTCGACCCGAAGCCGATGGAGAACTCGCCGACGTCCGCCAGATCGACGTTGCCGTTGAACACCAGGTCGGCGGCGAAGTCGTAGGCGCCGGCGAAGGCGATCGCGAACTCGCCCACGTCGACCAGGTCCGCCGCCAGGTCTCCGGTGATGTCGGGACCGTTGACGAAGTACTCGAGTCCGGCCAGGCCGTCCGGGTAGCTGATCGACGTGACCGAAGGATCATCGACGGTCACCTGCATCAGCTCGCCCGTCGCACTGTGCCCACCAGCGAACAGCGCGCTCGAGATCGTGGTGAGACCGTTGACGTCGGTGTCGGCGTCGGCGGTGATCTCCTGCCCGGCGCACTGCGTCCATCCGCCGGCGGCGGCGACCAGGCCGATGTTCTGGGCCGGGAAGCCCG is a window of Candidatus Krumholzibacteriia bacterium DNA encoding:
- a CDS encoding FlgD immunoglobulin-like domain containing protein translates to ADLNWSVGEDPSPCPWLSFAPASGITPQGGSSVVNVTVDATGLAPGLYTCDLVISSDDPANPVVNVAVDLEVQAAQEIQVIVDGFTDGPVALQSRPDGTGRALSNALTWSGTIGDPPVAVDATISVRLIDEFGAPVSGFPAQNIGLVAAAGGWTQCAGQEITADADTDVNGLTTISSALFAGGHSATGELMQVTVDDPSVTSISYPDGLAGLEYFVNGPDITGDLAADLVDVGEFAIAFAGAYDFAADLVFNGNVDLADVGEFSIGFGSTCPVATTREVADGGEVVPSDGPGVPAADVGVYFDAEGTKTSTSLEPGTRTTAWVVARGAAVEQGVTAFDLALRVSDNVIVHDRTLVDAAVSLGEGADALAGFGAERRVAAGEGLTLMRVVLGVRDDAPAEIWLEPSSRSNLELPSFASDGTVVTARPVSGAVEQPVASMNAEFDAVVAPRSLSMAVAPNPFNPATEIRFALPQAGRVELRILNARGALVTVLRNEVLPAGDHAVTWNGTDRSGSTVGSGTYYSMLVTDTGTVTEKLMLVK